In Sorghum bicolor cultivar BTx623 chromosome 8, Sorghum_bicolor_NCBIv3, whole genome shotgun sequence, one genomic interval encodes:
- the LOC8067244 gene encoding putative glutaredoxin-C14, which yields MERVMQLASEHGVVEFTLSSCYMCRAVRLMMAELSVNARVHELDSDPRGKDMERALLKMLGGGRDPAVPAVFISGKLVGGIVSVMSLHLAGELVPMLVKSGMFLE from the coding sequence ATGGAGCGTGTGATGCAGCTGGCGTCGGAGCATGGGGTGGTTGAGTTCACGCTGAGCAGCTGCTACATGTGCCGCGCGGTGAGGCTGATGATGGCGGAGCTGAGCGTGAACGCGCGGGTGCACGAGCTGGACAGCGACCCCAGGGGCAAGGACATGGAGCGCGCCCTGCTCAAGATGCTCGGCGGCGGCAGGGACCCCGCCGTGCCCGCCGTCTTCATCAGCGGCAAGCTCGTCGGCGGCATCGTCAGCGTCATGTCGCTCCACCTAGCCGGCGAGCTCGTGCCCATGCTCGTGAAATCTGGCATGTTTTTGGAATAA